TCCGGCCGGGGACTCGCCAGCGCGTCATGGCCGCCGTGACCGCACTCGGTTATGAGCCCAACCTGGCGGCGCGGTCCCTGGCCTCGGGGTCCTCGGGTGCCGTTGGCATCCTGTTGGCTGCGAGTCTGTCCCACGGCATGTCCGAGGTCTTTGCGGCATTGGCGCGCGCTGTGCGTGAGCACGGCAGTGAGTTTATCCTCGCGACGGCCGACGGCACAGATCCCGCCTCGGTCACCGCGGCGCTTGCGCACCTGCGCGGGTACCGGGTCGACTCGATCGTGGTGCTCGCGCAGCGCGCCGATGTGCTCGCGGTGCTGTCGACCCAGCGCGACCAGGACCGCATCATCGTGGTTATTTCGGGACAGCACGCGTTCGCGTCGCTGCGGACAGTAGGCATCGACCAGGCATTGGGCGAGCGCCTGGCCACGCAGCACGTCCTCGACCAGGGACGACGTCGTCTCCTGCACATTACGGGCGATCTCGCCTGGCAGGACGCAACCGAGCGCCTGTCCGCCTACCAGGCGGTGTGCGCTGAGGCGGGGGTCCCGGGGCGGTGGATCGGTACGGACGCGTGGACGGGTGAGACGGGGGCGCGCGTGGCCAGACGCCTGCTGGAGTCCGGGCTGCCCGACGCCATCCTTGCCGCCAATGACGACATTGCCCTCGGTGTGTGCCACGAGTTGCTCGCCGCGGGCGTGCGGGTGCCCGAGGACGTGGCCGTGGTGGG
This genomic stretch from Actinomyces qiguomingii harbors:
- a CDS encoding LacI family DNA-binding transcriptional regulator, which translates into the protein MPSPVTLSDVATAAGVSSQTVSRVLNNHPSVRPGTRQRVMAAVTALGYEPNLAARSLASGSSGAVGILLAASLSHGMSEVFAALARAVREHGSEFILATADGTDPASVTAALAHLRGYRVDSIVVLAQRADVLAVLSTQRDQDRIIVVISGQHAFASLRTVGIDQALGERLATQHVLDQGRRRLLHITGDLAWQDATERLSAYQAVCAEAGVPGRWIGTDAWTGETGARVARRLLESGLPDAILAANDDIALGVCHELLAAGVRVPEDVAVVGFDDIPQARWSTPSLSTVIQDFDMLGRQALALTAEALDGGSAESMTLTPELVVRDSSRS